From a region of the Sander lucioperca isolate FBNREF2018 chromosome 8, SLUC_FBN_1.2, whole genome shotgun sequence genome:
- the dnajb11 gene encoding dnaJ homolog subfamily B member 11: MATKGMNLCNVCCLLLYVITAVLAGRDFYQILGVSKSASIRDIKKAYRKLALQLHPDRNPDDPKAQDKFADLGAAYEVLSDEEKRKQYDTYGEDGLKEGHHGSHNDIFSSFFGDFGFMFGGNRQQQDRNIPRGNDITLDLEVTLEEVYSGNFVEVVRVKPVAKEAPGKRKCNCRQEMRTTQLGPGRFQMTQEMVCDECPNVKLVNEERTLEVEIEQGVRDEMEYPFIGEGEPHIDGEPGDLRFRIKVLKHPLFERRGDDLYTNVTISLVEALIGFEMDIVHLDGHKVHIVRDKITKPGARMWKKGEGLPNFDNINIRGSLIITFDVEFPQTQLDEPQKEGIQSLLKQSSVQKIYNGLQGY, encoded by the exons ATGGCTACCAAAGGAATGAATCTCTGCAATGTGTGCTGCCTGCTTCTTTATGTTATCACGGCGGTGCTCGCGGG GCGAGATTTCTATCAGATCTTGGGAGTGAGCAAGAGTgcctcaatcagggacataaaGAAGGCCTACAGAAAGCTGGCTCTCCAGTTACACCCCGACAGAAACCCAGACGACCCGAAAGCTCAGGACAAATTTGCAGACTTGGGAGCAGCTTATGAG GTACTCTCAGATGAGGAGAAAAGGAAACAGTATGACACATACGGAGAAGACGGACTCAAAGAGGGTCACCACGGCTCACACAACGATATCTTCTCCAG CTTCTTTGGTGACTTTGGCTTCATGTTTGGAGGCAACCGACAGCAACAGGACAGGAACATCCCCagaggaaatgacatcacactAGACCTGGAGGTCACGCTTGAAGAGGTGTACTCTGGGAACTTTGTGGAG GTGGTACGCGTAAAGCCTGTAGCCAAAGAAGCCCCCGGCAAGAGGAAGTGTAACTGCAGACAGGAGATGAGGACGACACAGCTCGGACCTGGCCGCTTCCAGATGACTCAGGAGATGGTGTGCGATGAGTGTCCCAATGTAAA GTTGGTAAATGAAGAGAGAACCCTGGAGGTAGAAATTGAACAAGGAGTGAGAGATGAAATGGAGTACCCCTTCATTGGAGAAG GGGAACCTCACATCGACGGCGAACCTGGAGATCTACGGTTCCGCATCAAAGTGTTGAA ACATCCCCTGTTTGAACGCAGAGGAGATGACCTGTATACCAACGTCACTATCTCCCTGGTGGAGGCTCTGATCGGCTTTGAGATGGACATCGTACATTTGGACGGACACAAG GTCCATATAGTGAGAGATAAGATCACCAAGCCTGGTGCTCGGATGTGGAAGAAAGGAGAGGGCCTGCCAAACTTTGACAACATCAACATCCGAGGTTCCCTCATCATCACCTTCGATGTGGAGTTTCCTCAGACGCAGCTTGACGAACCGCAGAAAGAGG GTATTCAGAGTCTTCTGAAGCAGAGCTCTGTACAGAAGATTTATAATGGACTACAAGGATACTAA
- the tbccd1 gene encoding TBCC domain-containing protein 1 → MEADSVSIWPRMEPFLLGALQVAPSSKLSLHYLRKMAIYVRTRDGCFPILGWPMWKHIACGKLQLPEDLAWLYFETFDLLIGHTPEERLEWAECLSQCSSKSELDQQRNKLSVDTVQFLLFLYIQQLNRMSLRTSLIGEEWPSQRTRSPSPSDREAKTSSQNKNWDDQAHLSFVQSHLAEILELLVEPGQLSQSGQALRDCQISLEAVRSLGLLLEGSACHGRAVQPIHRLLTKGLLQTQSGYSTLSRSFALHKLLSCLQHSLTLNPFGMTACLRSGKKLAWAQQVEGTMKRAKIARNTHMAPPGSKMVLMSQVFKQTLAKTSDKLTGANIKIHRCSDSFIYLLSPLRSVSMDKCRDCTVVLGPVETSVHIHSCQNLRVVCVAGRIAVGVSSHCTIHALTPTYPLLLPGNTDITLAPYHTFYPSLEDHMASVGLAVVPNVWDRPLLLGAEGLANPSPNTSSNPDPACYRLLPPAEFHTLVVPFQMEGDTCEVPGGLPPPYQAAMDEKQKRIQNWQKTVMEARLNKEQKRQFQELVEVKFHEWLLATGHRQELDSLIPPAMASLKDSNGPATDTPRVNDTRHIRTGQAVGRSPMAC, encoded by the exons ATGGAGGCAGACAGTGTGAGCATATGGCCACGTATGGAACCCTTCTTACTGGGTGCCCTGCAG GTGGCTCCCTCCTCCAAACTCAGCCTGCACTATCTTCGTAAGATGGCGATCTACGTGCGAACACGGGATGGATGCTTCCCCATTTTGGGCTGGCCCATGTGGAAGCATATTGCCTGTGGAAAGCTACAGCTTCCAGAAGACCTCGCATGGCTCTACTTTGAGACCTTTGACCTTCTTATAGGCCACACACCAGAGGAGAGGCTGGAGTGGGCAGAGTGTCTTTCCCAGTGCTCTTCTAAAAGCGAGCTGGATCAACAAAGgaacaag TTGTCTGTGGACACAGTGcagttcctcctcttcctctacaTCCAGCAGCTGAACCGCATGTCTCTGCGCACCTCTCTCATCGGTGAAGAGTGGCCCAGTCAGCGCACTCGCTCCCCCTCTCCGTCAGACCGAGAGGCCAAGACCAGCTCCCAGAACAAG AACTGGGACGATCAGGCCCACCTGTCATTCGTGCAAAGCCATCTAGCTGAGATTCTGGAGCTGCTGGTGGAGCCGGGCCAACTGTCACAGTCTGGACAGGCCCTCAGAGATTGCCAG atatcTCTGGAGGCTGTGCGGAGCTTGGGCCTGCTCTTGGAGGGCTCAGCCTGCCACGGCCGAGCCGTTCAGCCCATCCACAGGCTGCTGACCAAAGGTCTACTTCAGACGCAGTCCGGCTACTCCACACTCAGCCGCTCCTTCGCCCTGCACAAGCTGCTCTCGTGTCTCCAGCACAGCCTCACACTCAACCCCTTCGGGATGACTGCCTGCCTGCGATCAGGCAAGAAGCTAGCCTGGGCTCAACAAG TGGAGGGGACCATGAAGAGAGCCAAAATAGCCCGAAACACCCACATGGCTCCACCGGGCAGTAAGATGGTGCTGATGTCGCAGGTCTTCAAACAGACCCTGGCTAAAACCTCCGACAAGCTGACCGGTGCCAACATCAAAATCCACAGATGCTCCGACTCCTTCATAtacctcctctcccctctcag ATCCGTCAGCATGGACAAATGCCGGGACTGCACGGTGGTTCTGGGTCCCGTCGAGACCAGCGTCCACATCCACAGCTGCCAGAACCTGCGGGTTGTGTGCGTGGCCGGCAGGATCGCCGTCGGAGTCTCCTCCCATTGCACTATCCACGCCTTGACGCCCACCTACCCCTTGCTCCTACCCGGAAACACAGACATTACCCTGGCGCCTTACCACACCTTCTACCCCTCCCTGGAGGATCACATGGCCAGCGTGGGGCTGGCTGTGGTCCCCAATGTCTGGGATCGACCCTTGCTCCTGGGGGCCGAGGGCCTCGCCAACCCCTCGCCCAACACGTCCTCCAACCCGGACCCTGCCTGCTACCGGCTGCTGCCCCCGGCTGAGTTTCACACACTGGTTGTGCCTTTCCAGATGGAGGGCGACACGTGCGAGGTGCCGGGAGGATTGCCTCCTCCGTATCAGGCAGCGATGGACGAAAAGCAGAAGAGGATACAGAACTGGCAGAAGACTGTGATGGAGGCCCGGCTGAACAA GGAGCAGAAGCGGCAGTTCCAGGAGTTGGTGGAGGTCAAGTTCCATGAATGGCTTCTGGCAACAGGGCACAGGCAGGAACTCGACAGCCTTATCCCACCCGCGATGGCCTCTTTAAAGGACTCCAACGGGCCGGCAACGGACACGCCCCGAGTTAATGATACCAGACATATTAGGACTGGACAGGCGGTGGGACGGTCACCTATGGCTTGTTGA